A section of the Oncorhynchus tshawytscha isolate Ot180627B linkage group LG09, Otsh_v2.0, whole genome shotgun sequence genome encodes:
- the LOC112257833 gene encoding C2 domain-containing protein 2 isoform X2, which translates to MASSHQNWWLAKCPASRSLLVRRLHDARWSGTSFSSPSVLHHQPCLQEIPLDLQMREAEGQVQVVWGVCHLETWDLQLSPSFTQDHATGPGVAAVKDRLRQLLCAVRPSIMLSCRPAQATEVKEARNKVTSPPKPPRAHDWKLLVKNIRVTCKEQEDGAAGSLNPLCVLQLDDPPQKLSTSVLQNTASPAWDQPFIFELNGRSKELKIQLLDDGKPQENSLLGQVSVPFDLVKKQPKGQQTFTLMTKDQVTGSLTAELTYLKPSEVRSWQSPTPAPTKRVEMDRTVMPCGTVVTTITAVKSKPGRPLLPGLNITQQTPSNPPSGTKSKVSGRRVSAQPSVLGIMGSKALSSSDTELLMLNGTDPVAEAAIRQLHESAKQKLKSPVKKSTIIISGVTKTPLSQDDEMALMAGYAAAMDASMSEGGSQEIAVATASVVKASSKPLEVSSDPQEGPSGVAQAQAQQAPEDLECQAGQGTDQDPDKTSMSLCISESGSKKSRGGSFLHRSAKLFFRRRRQCKDPGMSQSHNDLVYLEQPLTVDREKRTSTFSRMLNRKLLPTSKSTANGSTTTQTVTPVPTPGEQHAA; encoded by the exons TTGGACTTGCAGATGAGGGAGGCTGAAGGGCAGGTCCAGGTGGTCTGGGGGGTGTGCCATCTCGAGACTTGGGACCTGCAGCTCAGCCCCAGCTTCACACAG GACCATGCCACAGGCCCCGGTGTGGCTGCAGTAAAGGACAGGCTGAGACAGCTGCTGTGTGCGGTGCGTCCCTCCATTATGCTGAGTTGCAGGCCTGCTCAGGCCACAGAGGTCAAG GAGGCCCGTAACAAGGTGACATCACCGCCCAAGCCCCCCCGCGCTCACGACTGGAAGCTGCTGGTAAAGAATATCCGGGTAACGTGTAAGGAGCAGGAGGACGGTGCTGCAG GCAGTCTGAATCCCCTGTGTGTGCTGCAGCTAGATGACCCTCCACAGAAACTCTCCACTTCAGTCCTACAGAACACAGCCAGTCCAGCCTGGGACCAGCCCTTCATCTT TGAGCTGAATGGACGATCAAAAGAGCTGAAAATTCAGCTGCTTGATGATGGGAAACCGCAGGAGA ACTCCTTACTGGGTCAAGTGTCTGTGCCTTTTGATCTGGTGAAGAAGCAGCCCAAAGGACAGCAAACATTTACACTCATGACCAAAGATCAAGTGACAGGGTCACTTACTGCTGAG TTGACCTACCTGAAACCCAGTGAGGTGCGGTCGTGGCAGTCCCCTACTCCAGCCCCCACTAAGAGAGTGGAGATGGACCGCACGGTCATGCCCTGCGGTACTGTGGTCACCACAATCACTGCAGTGAAGAGTAAACCAGGTCGACCACTACTGCCTGGACTAAATATAACCCAGC AGACCCCCTCCAATCCTCCCAGCGGCACCAAGTCCAAGGTGTCAGGACGAAGGGTGTCGGCGCAGCCGTCCGTGCTGGGGATCATGGGGAGCAAGGCCTTGTCCTCCTCCGACACAGAGCTACTCATGCTCAACGGGACCGACCCCGTTGCCGAGGCTGCCATCCGCCAACTCCACGAGTCCGCCAAGCAGAAGCTCAAGTCCCCGGTCAAGAAGAGCACCATCATCATCTCAGGAGTGACCAAG ACTCCTCTGTCTCAGGATGATGAGATGGCTCTGATGGCGGGCTATGCTGCTGCGATGGACGCCTCTATGTCGGAGGGGGGATCTCAGGAGATCGCTGTGGCAACTGCATCAGTAGTAAAAGCCAGTAGCAAACCCCTGGAGGTGTCGTCAGACCCCCAGGAGGGCCCCAGTGGAGTGGCCCAGGCTCAAGCCCAGCAGGCCCCGGAGGACTTGGAGTGCCAAGCAGGACAGGGCACAGACCAAGATCCAGACAAAACCTCCATGTCACTATGCATCTCAGAGTCTGGATCCAAAAAGAGCAGAG GAGGTAGCTTCCTGCACAGGAGTGCCAAGCTGTTCTTCCGCCGGCGCCGCCAGTGCAAAGACCCGGGGATGAGCCAGTCGCACAACGACCTGGTGTACTTGGAGCAGCCTTTGACTGTAGACCGGGAGAAACGCACGTCCACCTTCAGCCGGATGCTGAACCGCAAGCTGCTGCCCACGAGCAAGAGCACAGCCAACGGCTCCACCACCACCCAAACAGTGACACCCGTTCCTACCCCAGGGGAGCAGCATGCAGCCTGA